The proteins below come from a single Fusobacterium nucleatum genomic window:
- the pyrH gene encoding UMP kinase, with protein sequence MESPFYKKILLKLSGEALMGDQEFGISSDVIASYAKQIKEIVDLGVEVSIVIGGGNIFRGLSGAAQGVDRVTGDHMGMLATVINSLALQNSIEKLGVPTRVQTAIEMPKVAEPFIKRRAQRHLEKGRVVIFGAGTGNPYFTTDTAAALRAIEMETDVVIKATKVDGIYDKDPVKYPDAKKYETVTYNEVLAKDLKVMDATAISLCRENKLPIIVFNSLIEGNLKKVVMGEHIGTTVVAD encoded by the coding sequence ATGGAAAGCCCTTTTTACAAGAAAATCTTATTGAAATTAAGTGGAGAAGCCTTAATGGGAGATCAAGAGTTTGGAATTTCATCTGATGTTATTGCTTCTTATGCAAAACAAATTAAAGAAATTGTTGACTTAGGAGTTGAAGTTTCTATTGTTATAGGAGGTGGAAATATATTCAGAGGACTTTCTGGTGCTGCACAAGGTGTAGATAGAGTTACAGGAGATCATATGGGTATGCTTGCTACTGTTATAAACTCTTTGGCACTACAAAACTCAATTGAAAAACTAGGAGTTCCTACTAGAGTACAGACTGCTATTGAAATGCCAAAAGTTGCAGAGCCTTTTATAAAAAGAAGAGCTCAAAGACATCTTGAAAAAGGTAGAGTAGTTATATTTGGAGCTGGAACTGGAAATCCATATTTCACAACAGATACAGCAGCAGCTTTAAGAGCCATTGAAATGGAAACTGATGTTGTTATAAAAGCTACAAAAGTTGATGGGATATATGATAAAGATCCTGTAAAATATCCTGATGCTAAAAAATATGAAACAGTTACATATAATGAAGTTTTAGCAAAAGATTTAAAAGTTATGGATGCCACTGCTATTTCACTTTGTAGAGAAAATAAATTACCTATAATTGTCTTTAATTCTTTAATTGAAGGTAACTTAAAGAAAGTTGTTATGGGCGAACATATTGGAACTACTGTTGTAGCAGATTAA
- the rpsB gene encoding 30S ribosomal protein S2: protein MSVVTMKQLLEAGVHFGHQAKRWNPKMKKYIFTERNGIHVIDLHKSLKKIEEAYEEMRKIAEDGGKILFVGTKKQAQEAIKEQAERAGMYYVNSRWLGGMLTNFSTIKKRIERMKELERMDAEGILDTDYTKKEAAAFRKELSKLSKNLSGIRDMEKIPDAIYVVDVKMEELPVKEAHLLGIPVFAMIDTNVDPDLITYPIPANDDAIRSVKLITSVMANAIVEGNQGIENVEPQSEEVNVEEGSAE, encoded by the coding sequence ATGTCAGTTGTAACAATGAAACAATTATTGGAAGCTGGAGTTCACTTTGGGCATCAAGCTAAAAGATGGAATCCAAAAATGAAGAAGTATATTTTCACAGAAAGAAATGGTATTCATGTAATTGATTTACACAAATCTTTAAAGAAAATAGAAGAAGCTTATGAAGAAATGAGAAAGATAGCTGAAGATGGTGGAAAAATCTTATTTGTTGGGACTAAAAAACAAGCTCAAGAAGCTATCAAAGAACAAGCAGAAAGAGCTGGAATGTACTATGTAAATAGTAGATGGCTAGGTGGAATGCTAACAAACTTCTCTACAATTAAAAAGAGAATTGAAAGAATGAAAGAATTAGAAAGAATGGATGCAGAAGGAATTTTAGATACAGACTATACTAAAAAAGAAGCTGCTGCATTTAGAAAAGAATTATCTAAACTTTCTAAAAACTTATCTGGAATTAGAGATATGGAAAAAATTCCAGATGCAATATATGTAGTAGATGTAAAAATGGAAGAATTACCAGTTAAAGAAGCTCATTTATTAGGTATCCCTGTATTTGCTATGATAGACACAAATGTGGATCCTGATTTAATAACTTATCCAATTCCTGCAAATGATGATGCTATAAGATCAGTAAAGTTAATTACTTCTGTTATGGCTAATGCAATAGTTGAAGGAAATCAAGGAATAGAAAATGTAGAACCTCAATCAGAAGAAGTTAATGTTGAAGAAGGTTCAGCAGAATAA
- the frr gene encoding ribosome recycling factor: protein MSIASDKLVKECEEKMLKTIETVKEKFTAIRAGRANVSMLDGVKVDNYGSEVPLNQVGTVSAPEARLLVIDPWDKSLISKIEKALLAANLGMTPNNDGRVIRLVLPELTAERRKEYVKLAKNEAENGKVAVRNIRKDINNHLKKLEKDKENPISEDELKKEETRVQTLTDKYVKEIDDLLAKKEKEITTI from the coding sequence ATGAGTATAGCTAGTGACAAACTTGTTAAAGAATGTGAAGAAAAAATGTTAAAAACTATTGAAACAGTAAAAGAAAAATTTACAGCTATTAGAGCAGGTAGAGCAAATGTGTCTATGCTTGATGGAGTAAAAGTAGATAACTATGGAAGTGAAGTTCCCTTAAATCAAGTTGGTACTGTATCTGCACCAGAAGCAAGACTTTTAGTTATTGATCCTTGGGATAAATCATTAATCTCTAAGATTGAAAAAGCATTACTTGCAGCTAATTTAGGAATGACACCTAACAATGATGGTAGAGTTATAAGACTTGTTTTGCCAGAACTTACTGCTGAAAGAAGAAAAGAATATGTTAAACTTGCTAAAAATGAAGCTGAAAATGGTAAAGTTGCTGTTAGAAATATCAGAAAAGATATTAATAACCATTTAAAGAAATTAGAAAAAGATAAAGAAAATCCTATTTCTGAAGATGAATTAAAGAAAGAAGAAACTCGTGTTCAAACTTTAACTGATAAATATGTTAAAGAAATTGATGATTTACTTGCTAAGAAAGAAAAAGAAATAACTACAATATAA
- a CDS encoding Asp23/Gls24 family envelope stress response protein — protein sequence MSELGNIRIADDVVKTIAAKAAIDVEGVYKLAGGVVDEVSKMLGKKRPTNGVKVEVGEVECSIEVYLVVKYGYKIPEVAEEVQKAILEAVSSLSGLKVVEVNVYVQNVKMEDIEETTEEFED from the coding sequence ATGTCAGAATTAGGAAACATAAGAATAGCAGATGATGTAGTAAAAACAATAGCAGCAAAAGCAGCAATAGATGTAGAAGGTGTTTATAAATTAGCTGGTGGAGTTGTAGACGAAGTTAGTAAAATGTTAGGAAAGAAAAGACCAACTAATGGAGTTAAAGTTGAAGTTGGGGAAGTAGAATGCAGTATAGAAGTTTACTTAGTTGTTAAATATGGATATAAGATTCCAGAAGTTGCAGAAGAAGTTCAAAAAGCAATTTTGGAAGCAGTGTCTAGTTTAAGTGGATTAAAAGTTGTTGAAGTTAATGTTTATGTACAAAATGTAAAAATGGAAGATATAGAAGAAACAACTGAAGAATTTGAAGATTAA
- the amaP gene encoding alkaline shock response membrane anchor protein AmaP, producing MFKKIIFFFAWVGIFLISLISLNYVLLPGQFFFDNPYIANTTTFEYKLVVLVLASLYIFICLYKFFSLFERKKDYQRKTENGTLKISRATINNYVTDLLRKDPDITGIKTTSELKGNKFLIYVKCELLAKINIADKIAQLQNLIKRDLSENIGVEVNKITVNVSKIEASEIDRETETIRETSNIPNNEVSEDVEVSD from the coding sequence ATGTTTAAAAAAATAATATTTTTCTTTGCTTGGGTAGGGATATTTTTAATATCCTTAATAAGTTTAAACTATGTACTTTTACCTGGACAATTTTTCTTTGATAATCCTTATATAGCAAATACAACTACATTTGAATATAAATTGGTTGTACTTGTTTTGGCATCTTTATATATTTTTATATGTCTATATAAGTTTTTTAGCCTTTTTGAAAGAAAAAAAGATTATCAAAGAAAAACAGAAAATGGGACACTAAAAATTTCAAGAGCTACAATTAACAATTATGTTACTGATTTATTAAGAAAAGATCCGGATATTACAGGGATAAAGACAACAAGTGAACTAAAAGGAAATAAATTTTTAATTTATGTTAAATGTGAATTATTAGCTAAGATTAATATAGCCGATAAGATAGCACAACTTCAAAATTTGATTAAAAGAGATTTAAGTGAAAATATTGGTGTTGAAGTAAATAAGATTACAGTTAATGTTTCTAAAATAGAAGCAAGTGAAATAGATAGAGAAACAGAAACAATTAGGGAAACTTCTAATATCCCCAATAATGAAGTTAGTGAGGATGTAGAGGTGAGTGATTGA
- the tsf gene encoding translation elongation factor Ts yields the protein MATITAALVKELRERTGAGMLDCKKALESHDGDIEKSIDYLREKGIAKAVKKAGRIAAEGLIFDEVTPDHKKAVILEFNSETDFVAKNEEFKEFGKKLVKIALERNVHQLEELNEVQVEGDKKVSEALTDLIAKIGENMSLRRLAVVVAKDGFVQTYSHLGGKLGVIVEMSGEPTEKNLEKAKNIAMHVAAMDPKYLSEEEVTAADLEHEKEIARKQLEEEGKPANIIEKILIGKMHKFYEENCLVDQIYVRAENKETVKQYAGDIKVLSFERFKVGDGIEKREEDFAAEVAAQIKG from the coding sequence ATGGCTACAATAACAGCTGCTTTAGTAAAAGAATTGAGAGAAAGAACAGGAGCTGGAATGCTTGATTGTAAAAAAGCATTAGAATCTCATGATGGAGATATAGAAAAATCAATAGATTATCTAAGAGAAAAAGGTATTGCTAAGGCTGTAAAAAAAGCAGGAAGAATAGCTGCTGAGGGATTAATTTTTGATGAAGTTACTCCTGATCACAAAAAAGCAGTTATATTAGAGTTCAACTCTGAAACTGACTTTGTTGCAAAAAATGAAGAATTTAAAGAATTTGGTAAAAAACTAGTTAAAATTGCATTAGAAAGAAATGTACATCAATTAGAAGAATTAAATGAAGTACAAGTTGAAGGAGATAAAAAGGTTTCTGAAGCTTTAACTGATTTAATTGCTAAAATTGGTGAAAATATGAGTTTAAGAAGATTAGCAGTTGTAGTTGCAAAAGATGGTTTTGTCCAAACTTATAGCCACTTAGGTGGAAAATTAGGTGTTATAGTTGAAATGTCTGGTGAACCAACAGAAAAGAACTTAGAAAAAGCTAAAAATATAGCAATGCATGTTGCTGCTATGGATCCTAAATATTTATCAGAAGAAGAAGTTACTGCTGCTGATTTAGAACATGAAAAAGAAATTGCTAGAAAACAATTAGAAGAAGAAGGAAAACCTGCTAATATAATTGAAAAAATATTAATAGGAAAAATGCATAAATTCTATGAAGAAAATTGTTTAGTAGATCAAATCTATGTAAGAGCTGAAAACAAAGAAACTGTTAAACAATATGCAGGAGATATAAAAGTTCTATCATTTGAAAGATTTAAAGTTGGAGATGGAATAGAAAAAAGAGAAGAAGATTTTGCTGCAGAAGTTGCTGCTCAAATCAAAGGATAG
- a CDS encoding DUF2273 domain-containing protein — MPDNVLEVLLEKIINNWRKVYGAILGFIVGLTVINYGILKAIVVFAFAFIGYKLGDSSFTGGIKKIILKRLKED; from the coding sequence ATGCCAGATAATGTTTTAGAAGTTTTATTAGAAAAGATTATTAATAACTGGAGAAAGGTTTATGGAGCTATTTTAGGTTTTATAGTTGGACTTACAGTAATTAACTATGGGATTTTAAAAGCTATTGTTGTATTTGCTTTTGCTTTTATAGGGTATAAACTTGGAGATTCTTCATTTACAGGAGGAATTAAAAAAATTATTTTAAAAAGATTAAAAGAGGATTAA